atattcGAAATTTAATGTTTGATAGCTTCAAGATGACGAATTGACTATGACacaaatatatttgaatgaatattttaaCTAATGATGGAGTTAGATTCCAATCGAATATGACctttaacatgaaatttaaaagtGATGCATTCTTaagtaaaatgaaaaggaaaatcaTAACAAAAATCCAAGCTGAACGTATTAAGTGGATATCCAATATAAAGTGTAGATTTTTGAGGTCCAATAGTGGGCGCAATCATATAAAGACGGCCAATGCTACAGGTATATGACAACCAATCTTGTGGAGGTATAAATGGGGTTATGAAGTTCACATGTTATTTGCCCATTATGATAATAGTTGAAATGAGCTTACTATTGGTGTATGATTAGGGCTACATCTTCTAACGTGATTGTTGCTTCATTGTAGGGAAAACCGAAACTAAAAATCTCTTGTCTCCACCCTTCCACTAAGACTACAAGTAATGACGACCGAATTGGCATATTAAGTACTTCACCAATCTTCAAAAATCTCGTTACATCTGAATATTCTTTTCATTTGAATAAtgtatattttatcaaattcaaaaatttcgcTCCTCAACCTAATTAAAcgacaacaaaaataaataaaagattgctacaaaaattaaatattaacaatgaatacataattgtttaaataaccatttaataaaaaaaataccgtATGAAGGACTACTAGAACGATATGATTCTCTTcccttaatcaaatttaaggtaaataaaaaaaattggagagaTTTTTGGCTTAAGAAGTTGACGATAATGAGAGGCAATTTTTGTTGGGGTATTTATAGGCACCGTAAAAAAGTTGACACCTACATTCATGAAGGTTAGGTTTATAAAACAAGCTAAATTGCGGAACTCCATTAAAagcatttattaaaattaagtttacgATAAacagtaaaaatttaaaacaaactaaTCTGAACATCTACTAGTGTAGAGCTCCATTGAACACATTTATCGGcggctaaaataataattaaaaaataactcgACATTGATAGATGCCAAggtcaatttatttttatttagatttaactCTTCggtgttaaaaattaaaagcaaatatattacatataactcaatatcgATGGATTTTGACATGTTAATAACAGATCGTCGTTAAATACAGATacatttcataataattaataatataattaaaaaaactccACATTCATGAGTACCGATAATCAAGATTGGATTTTCTTTTTGGCACTTTGTTGCCAAATTCAGAAGTGTTTCCATTCCAAACTTGAATCAAAGTTTACATGGGGGGGCAAAGATATACCTTCCGTGACGACTCCGTCAAGTCCCCACTTGCAAGTCCTCCGACAACTTACCTTAAAAAGTGCTCTCCATCAAATACAGTCTCCGCGCCTCCACGTGTTCTATCTTATCCTCTTTCAAACCTTTTCAATCTCCTACACCTGTTCCTACCCTAATGCCTTTGAAACCTACCTGGCGAATGGTCAAATGTTTTAACGTTATCCTCCAAATACCATCAGATGGCAAGATATGACATTGATGCTAACCCCTTTATACCGCAGACGATCATCTCTCCCCCACCTCTATCCACAAGAATTAATAGTGGCGATTTCTCTTCCCCTTCGTTTACCAAAAACTCTGAAAAGTTCAATGGCGAACGCTCTTGCATTCTCTTTCTCAGCCCCAATCCGGGCCTCATCCGAATCACTTAAAAGACCCGACCCGAGTCGTAAGAATCCCGTTTCTTCATCCTCATGGTGGACCCCTCTCTTCGGGTGGCCATCCAACCCCGATTACCTCAACGATAGCAATGCCG
This genomic window from Gossypium raimondii isolate GPD5lz chromosome 10, ASM2569854v1, whole genome shotgun sequence contains:
- the LOC105778447 gene encoding uncharacterized protein LOC105778447, producing the protein MTLMLTPLYRRRSSLPHLYPQELIVAISLPLRLPKTLKSSMANALAFSFSAPIRASSESLKRPDPSRKNPVSSSSWWTPLFGWPSNPDYLNDSNAGNTSEAKPRCRYTLGSFTEEKARQLRKKTMENSSFHDMMYHSAIASRLASDISEK